One Pseudomonas abieticivorans genomic region harbors:
- a CDS encoding c-type cytochrome, with translation MKNLFIASLAVASMPLFAAQAPDNSLIKQGEYLARAGDCVACHTAKGGKPFAGGLPMETPIGTIYSTNISPDKQTGIGDYSFEDFDQAVRHGVGKSGSTLYPAMPYPSYARVSDDDMKALYAYFMKGVEPVAQENKAVDIHWPLSMRWPLAFWRGMFAPKVEPFKAAGTDEAVNRGAYLVEGLGHCGACHTPRALTMQEKALNPADGKEFLAGSAPLEGWIAKSLRGDHKDGLGSWSEADLVAFLKTGRSDRSAVFGGMSDVVEHSMQYMSDADLTAIARYLKTLPPTDPNDKPQVYDKQVADALWKGDDSKPGASVYIDNCAACHRTDGHGYTRVFPALAGNPVLNSADATSLIHIVLKGGTLVATHTAPSNFTMPGYAWRLSDQEVADVVNFIRTSWGNQGSEVKASDVKSLRTDDMKNTSGDDLGQVTSH, from the coding sequence ATGAAAAACCTGTTTATCGCTTCGCTGGCCGTGGCCAGCATGCCCCTGTTCGCCGCCCAGGCGCCCGACAACAGCCTGATCAAGCAAGGCGAATACCTGGCGCGCGCCGGCGACTGCGTGGCCTGCCACACCGCCAAGGGTGGCAAGCCTTTCGCCGGTGGCCTGCCGATGGAAACGCCGATCGGCACGATTTACTCCACTAACATCAGCCCGGACAAGCAAACCGGTATTGGTGACTACAGCTTTGAAGACTTCGACCAGGCCGTGCGCCATGGTGTCGGCAAAAGCGGTAGTACCTTGTACCCGGCCATGCCTTACCCTTCCTACGCACGTGTCAGCGACGACGACATGAAGGCGCTGTATGCCTACTTCATGAAAGGCGTGGAACCGGTTGCCCAGGAAAACAAGGCGGTGGATATCCATTGGCCACTGAGCATGCGCTGGCCCTTGGCGTTCTGGCGTGGCATGTTTGCGCCCAAGGTCGAGCCCTTCAAGGCGGCGGGTACGGACGAGGCCGTCAATCGCGGCGCCTACTTGGTTGAAGGCCTGGGCCACTGTGGCGCTTGCCACACGCCGCGTGCCCTCACCATGCAGGAAAAAGCCCTCAACCCGGCCGATGGCAAGGAGTTCCTGGCTGGCAGTGCGCCGCTGGAAGGCTGGATCGCCAAGAGCCTGCGCGGTGACCACAAGGACGGCTTGGGCAGTTGGAGCGAAGCCGACCTGGTGGCATTCCTGAAAACTGGCCGCAGTGACCGCAGCGCAGTGTTTGGCGGCATGAGCGATGTAGTCGAGCACAGCATGCAGTACATGAGCGATGCCGACCTCACGGCCATTGCCCGCTACCTGAAAACACTGCCGCCCACCGATCCGAACGACAAGCCCCAGGTGTACGACAAGCAAGTCGCCGACGCTTTGTGGAAAGGCGACGACAGCAAGCCGGGCGCCTCGGTGTACATCGACAACTGCGCCGCCTGCCACCGTACCGACGGCCATGGCTATACTCGCGTGTTCCCGGCCTTGGCCGGTAACCCTGTGCTGAACTCGGCCGATGCCACCTCGCTGATCCACATCGTACTCAAGGGCGGTACCTTGGTGGCGACGCACACTGCACCGTCCAACTTCACCATGCCGGGTTACGCCTGGCGGCTGTCGGACCAGGAAGTGGCAGATGTGGTGAACTTCATCCGCACCAGTTGGGGTAACCAGGGGTCCGAGGTCAAGGCGAGCGACGTGAAAAGCTTGCGTACCGACGACATGAAGAACACCTCCGGGGATGACTTGGGGCAGGTGACTTCGCATTGA
- a CDS encoding GMC family oxidoreductase yields the protein MATVMKKVDAVIVGFGWTGAIMAKELTEAGLNVVALERGPMQDTYPDGNYPQVIDELTYSVRKKLFQDISKETVTIRHSVNDVALPNRQLGAFLPGKGVGGAGLHWSGVHFRVDPIELRMRSHYEERYGKKFIPEDMTIQDFGVTYEELEPFFDFSEKVFGTSGQAWTVKGQLVGDGKGGNPYAPDRSNPFPLESQKNTYSAQLFQKAANEVGYKPYNLPSANTSGPYTNPYGAQMGPCNFCGFCSGYVCYMYSKASPNVNILPALRQEPKFELRTNAHVLRVNLDSTKKKATGVSYVDAQGREIEQPADLVILGAFQFNNVRLMLLSGIGKPYDPKTNEGVVGRNFAYQNMATIKAFFDKDVFTNNFIGAGGNGVAIDDFNADNFDHGPHGFVGGSPMWVNQAGSRPIAGTSNPPGTPAWGSAWKRATADYYTHQVSMDAHGAHQSYRGNYLDLDPTYKDAYGLPLLRMTFDWQENDIKMNQFMVDKLSKVAKAMNPKSIALLGKKVGEHFNTSAYQTTHLNGGAIMGTDPKTSALNRYLQCWDVHNVFVPGASAFPQGLGYNPTGLVAALTYWSAKAIREQYLKNPGPLVQA from the coding sequence ATGGCTACGGTAATGAAAAAGGTCGACGCGGTGATCGTCGGTTTCGGTTGGACTGGCGCGATCATGGCCAAGGAACTGACGGAAGCCGGCTTGAATGTCGTTGCCCTGGAACGTGGCCCTATGCAGGACACCTATCCGGACGGCAACTACCCGCAGGTCATCGATGAACTGACCTACAGCGTGCGCAAAAAGCTCTTCCAGGACATCTCCAAGGAAACCGTGACCATCCGCCATAGCGTCAACGACGTGGCCCTGCCGAACCGCCAACTGGGTGCGTTCTTGCCGGGCAAGGGCGTGGGCGGCGCAGGTTTGCACTGGTCGGGCGTGCACTTTCGGGTCGACCCCATCGAGTTGCGCATGCGCAGCCATTACGAAGAGCGCTACGGCAAGAAATTCATCCCCGAAGACATGACCATTCAGGACTTCGGCGTGACGTACGAAGAACTGGAGCCGTTTTTCGACTTTTCCGAGAAGGTATTCGGTACCTCCGGCCAAGCCTGGACCGTCAAGGGCCAACTGGTCGGCGATGGCAAGGGCGGCAACCCTTATGCGCCGGATCGCTCCAATCCGTTCCCGCTTGAGTCGCAGAAGAACACCTATTCCGCGCAGCTGTTTCAGAAAGCCGCCAACGAAGTCGGCTACAAGCCCTATAACCTGCCGTCGGCCAACACCTCGGGGCCTTACACCAACCCGTATGGCGCGCAGATGGGCCCTTGCAACTTCTGCGGCTTTTGCAGTGGCTATGTTTGCTACATGTATTCCAAGGCCTCGCCGAACGTGAACATTCTTCCGGCGCTGCGCCAGGAGCCCAAGTTTGAACTGCGCACCAACGCCCATGTGCTGCGCGTGAACCTGGACAGCACCAAGAAAAAAGCCACCGGCGTGAGCTACGTCGATGCCCAGGGCCGCGAGATCGAGCAACCGGCCGACCTGGTCATCCTGGGGGCGTTCCAGTTCAACAACGTGCGTTTGATGCTGCTGTCCGGCATCGGCAAACCCTACGATCCGAAAACCAATGAGGGCGTGGTGGGCCGCAACTTTGCCTACCAGAACATGGCGACCATTAAGGCGTTCTTCGACAAGGACGTGTTCACCAACAACTTCATCGGTGCCGGTGGCAACGGCGTGGCGATCGACGACTTCAACGCCGACAACTTCGACCATGGCCCCCATGGCTTCGTCGGTGGTTCGCCGATGTGGGTCAACCAGGCCGGCAGCCGGCCGATTGCCGGCACCTCCAACCCACCGGGCACGCCGGCCTGGGGCAGTGCCTGGAAGCGCGCCACAGCCGACTACTACACCCACCAGGTGTCGATGGACGCCCACGGCGCGCACCAGTCCTACCGCGGCAATTACCTGGACCTGGACCCCACCTACAAGGATGCCTACGGCTTGCCGCTGTTGCGGATGACGTTCGATTGGCAAGAAAACGACATCAAGATGAACCAGTTCATGGTCGACAAGTTGAGCAAAGTCGCCAAGGCCATGAACCCCAAGTCCATCGCCCTGCTCGGCAAGAAGGTTGGTGAGCACTTCAACACCTCGGCCTACCAGACCACCCACCTCAATGGTGGCGCGATCATGGGTACCGATCCGAAAACCAGTGCGCTGAACCGCTACCTGCAATGCTGGGACGTGCACAACGTGTTCGTGCCGGGTGCTTCCGCGTTCCCACAAGGCCTGGGCTACAACCCTACTGGCCTGGTGGCGGCGCTGACTTACTGGTCGGCCAAGGCCATCCGTGAGCAGTACCTGAAAAACCCAGGCCCGTTGGTACAGGCATAA
- a CDS encoding gluconate 2-dehydrogenase subunit 3 family protein encodes MSENDQENPRRDFLRKTLTLIPVVTVASTGLGASALMAAPEKATAAQPKAPTAAAPYEPTYFTAEEWAFVNAAVARLIPADDLGPGALEAGAPEFIDRQMNTAYASGSLWFMQGPFVADAPAEMGYQLQLVPKQIYRLGIAATDAWTKKQAGKVFAELDGAAQDDVLKKLEAGDIQLDDVPAKAFFSLMVQNTREGFFSDPIHGGNKGLVGWTMVGFPGARADFMDWVERNEKYPFPAVSIRGERA; translated from the coding sequence ATGTCTGAAAATGACCAAGAAAACCCGCGTCGGGATTTTCTGCGTAAAACCCTGACACTGATTCCCGTGGTGACCGTAGCCAGTACTGGCCTGGGCGCCAGCGCTCTGATGGCGGCCCCGGAAAAAGCAACCGCCGCGCAGCCCAAGGCTCCGACCGCGGCGGCCCCGTACGAGCCCACCTACTTCACCGCTGAAGAGTGGGCGTTCGTCAATGCTGCCGTGGCGCGGTTGATCCCTGCCGATGATCTGGGCCCAGGCGCGCTGGAAGCGGGTGCGCCGGAATTTATTGATCGGCAGATGAACACGGCCTATGCCAGTGGTTCGTTGTGGTTCATGCAGGGGCCGTTCGTGGCCGATGCACCGGCCGAGATGGGTTACCAGTTGCAGTTGGTACCCAAGCAGATCTACCGCCTCGGCATTGCGGCCACCGACGCCTGGACCAAAAAGCAGGCCGGCAAGGTGTTCGCCGAGCTCGATGGCGCGGCGCAGGACGATGTACTTAAAAAGCTCGAAGCGGGCGACATCCAGCTCGACGACGTTCCCGCCAAGGCCTTCTTCAGCCTGATGGTGCAAAACACCCGCGAGGGCTTTTTCAGCGACCCTATCCACGGTGGCAACAAGGGCCTGGTCGGCTGGACCATGGTCGGCTTCCCCGGCGCGCGCGCCGATTTCATGGACTGGGTAGAACGCAACGAGAAGTACCCCTTCCCGGCAGTTTCCATTCGCGGCGAGAGGGCTTGA
- a CDS encoding phosphatase domain-containing protein, whose amino-acid sequence MLVTRKIALALTFCLGVATCAMAQAADRPAQWAQPVAPHYNLYQMSPTLYRSALPDAQALPLLDQLKVKTVVSFLPESDKSWLTTPGITQVQLPMRTVHVDDADIIASLRAIQQAETQGPVLIHCKHGLDRTGLVSAMYRVVIQGWTKQAAIEEMTQGGFGDAKRVKYGIDYINGVNVEDVRSALASGACSTSPLAACAIKGLFKSLT is encoded by the coding sequence ATGCTCGTTACCCGCAAAATCGCCCTGGCCCTGACTTTTTGCCTGGGCGTGGCAACCTGTGCCATGGCGCAGGCTGCAGATCGCCCTGCGCAATGGGCCCAGCCAGTCGCCCCACACTACAATCTCTACCAGATGTCCCCCACGCTTTATCGCAGCGCCCTACCCGATGCACAAGCGTTGCCCTTGCTTGACCAACTCAAGGTCAAGACCGTAGTCAGCTTCCTGCCTGAGTCCGATAAAAGCTGGCTCACCACGCCGGGTATCACCCAAGTGCAATTGCCAATGCGCACCGTGCACGTCGATGACGCCGACATCATTGCTTCGCTGCGGGCCATTCAGCAGGCCGAAACCCAGGGGCCGGTGTTGATCCATTGCAAACATGGCCTGGACCGCACCGGGCTGGTGAGCGCGATGTATCGGGTGGTTATTCAGGGTTGGACCAAGCAGGCGGCCATCGAGGAGATGACTCAAGGCGGGTTCGGCGATGCCAAACGGGTGAAATACGGCATTGACTACATCAATGGCGTCAACGTCGAGGACGTGCGCAGCGCACTGGCCAGCGGAGCCTGCAGCACCAGCCCCTTGGCCGCGTGTGCGATCAAGGGGCTGTTCAAAAGCCTGACTTAG
- a CDS encoding YheV family putative zinc ribbon protein has translation MSTTKKRFIAGAVCPACSEPDKLKMWSVDDVPHRECVACGYSDTLNAQGQSIPNELGTRVNQAAPKVANPKVQTVQFFPNPKLKKPET, from the coding sequence ATGAGCACCACCAAGAAGCGCTTCATCGCCGGGGCGGTGTGCCCGGCGTGCAGCGAGCCAGACAAACTGAAGATGTGGAGTGTGGACGACGTGCCGCACCGTGAGTGCGTGGCGTGCGGTTATTCCGACACGCTGAACGCCCAAGGCCAGTCGATACCCAATGAACTGGGTACCCGGGTCAACCAGGCGGCCCCCAAGGTCGCCAACCCCAAGGTCCAGACGGTGCAGTTCTTCCCCAACCCCAAGCTGAAGAAACCTGAAACCTAA
- a CDS encoding gamma carbonic anhydrase family protein, translating into MAIRTFQQHTPTLGDRAFVDRSAVVIGDVEIGADSSVWPMTVIRGDMHRIRIGQRTSVQDASVLHITHAGPFNPDGFPLLIGDDVTIGHKVMLHGCTVGSRILIGMGSTVMDGAVVEDEVIIGAGSLVPPGKRLESGFLYVGSPVKQARPLTDKERAFFTYTAGNYMKLKDQHLAEGYNLAE; encoded by the coding sequence GTGGCGATTCGCACATTCCAGCAACACACGCCAACATTGGGCGACCGGGCCTTTGTCGACCGTTCGGCCGTGGTGATCGGCGACGTGGAGATCGGCGCCGACAGTTCGGTGTGGCCCATGACCGTGATCCGTGGCGACATGCACCGCATCCGCATCGGCCAACGTACCAGCGTGCAAGACGCCAGTGTGCTGCACATTACCCACGCCGGGCCCTTCAACCCCGACGGCTTTCCCCTGCTGATCGGCGATGACGTGACCATCGGCCATAAAGTCATGCTGCATGGTTGCACGGTCGGCAGCCGCATCCTGATCGGCATGGGCAGCACGGTGATGGACGGCGCGGTGGTCGAAGACGAGGTCATCATCGGCGCCGGCAGCCTGGTGCCCCCGGGCAAGCGCTTGGAAAGCGGCTTTCTCTATGTCGGCAGCCCGGTCAAGCAGGCCCGCCCCCTGACTGACAAGGAGCGGGCCTTTTTCACCTACACCGCTGGCAACTACATGAAGCTCAAGGACCAGCACCTGGCCGAAGGCTACAACCTCGCCGAGTGA
- a CDS encoding HAD family hydrolase — MHYQNILFDLDGTLTDPREGITRSIQYALAKLGIDEPDLQKLEHFIGPPLLQAFMQFYGMDEAKAWEAVGFYRERFKVTGLYENEVFEGVIELLQTLEGQGRHLYVATSKPWEFAREIARHFDFAKHFKVIYGSELDGTRTNKVELIRHLLDEEGLDPAQTLMIGDRKHDLIGAKANGLDVVAVGYGFGSREELEAEAPTYHFDTLAQLHQAFTQG; from the coding sequence ATGCACTATCAAAATATTCTATTCGACCTGGACGGCACCCTGACCGACCCGCGCGAAGGCATTACCCGTTCGATCCAATATGCATTGGCCAAGCTGGGCATCGATGAACCCGACCTGCAAAAGCTCGAGCACTTCATCGGGCCGCCGCTGTTGCAAGCGTTCATGCAGTTCTACGGCATGGACGAGGCCAAGGCCTGGGAAGCGGTGGGCTTTTACCGTGAGCGCTTCAAGGTGACCGGCCTGTACGAAAACGAAGTGTTCGAAGGCGTGATTGAGCTGCTGCAAACCCTGGAAGGGCAGGGCCGCCACTTGTATGTGGCCACCTCCAAGCCGTGGGAATTTGCCCGGGAGATCGCCCGGCATTTCGATTTTGCCAAGCACTTCAAGGTCATCTACGGCAGCGAGCTGGACGGCACCCGCACCAACAAGGTCGAGCTGATCCGCCACCTGCTCGACGAAGAAGGGCTGGACCCCGCGCAAACCCTGATGATCGGCGACCGCAAGCATGACCTGATCGGCGCCAAGGCCAATGGGCTGGACGTGGTGGCGGTGGGTTACGGGTTTGGTAGCCGCGAAGAACTGGAGGCCGAGGCGCCGACCTACCACTTCGATACCTTGGCACAGCTGCACCAAGCCTTTACCCAAGGGTAA
- a CDS encoding aminopeptidase — MRSRHGSLDRHLYRFVPLLLTLALNGCASLNYYGQLAKGQVSLLRAREPIAQVIADPTRDPRLREHLQRAQAARVFASAHLHLPDNQSYRLYADIKRPYVLWNVFATPEFSLEPQTHCFPIAGCVAYRGYYDQNAARGAAGLQKQAGMDVYVSGVETYSTLGWFDDPIISSMMSWGDERLATLIFHELAHQRFYVKDDTEFNESYATFVEQEGTRQWRLAQGLSPTGEDQGQQRDQFIELVLETRDRLKALYGQPLAPTVMREKKAAEFERLRAQYKQLQASQWQGDKRYDAWVYAPMNNAKLLPFGLYDRWVPAFAALFKQVDGDWPTFFQAVEKWGRLPPDERKAAMVEISR, encoded by the coding sequence ATGCGCTCACGCCATGGGTCACTCGACCGTCATTTGTACCGCTTTGTTCCCCTGTTGCTGACCTTGGCGCTGAACGGTTGCGCCAGCCTGAACTACTACGGACAGCTGGCTAAAGGCCAGGTCAGCCTGTTGCGCGCTCGGGAGCCGATCGCCCAGGTGATAGCCGACCCCACGCGCGATCCGCGCTTGCGCGAGCATCTCCAGCGGGCCCAGGCTGCCCGCGTGTTTGCCAGCGCACACCTGCATTTGCCAGACAACCAGAGTTACCGGTTGTACGCGGACATCAAGCGCCCTTACGTGTTGTGGAACGTATTCGCTACGCCGGAATTTTCTCTCGAGCCGCAAACCCATTGCTTTCCGATTGCCGGTTGCGTGGCCTACCGCGGTTATTACGACCAGAACGCTGCCCGTGGCGCCGCTGGCCTGCAGAAGCAGGCTGGCATGGACGTTTACGTCAGTGGCGTGGAAACCTATTCGACCCTGGGTTGGTTCGATGACCCGATCATCAGTTCGATGATGAGTTGGGGCGACGAGCGCCTGGCGACGCTGATATTCCATGAGTTGGCGCATCAGCGTTTCTATGTGAAGGACGACACGGAATTCAACGAGTCGTATGCCACCTTTGTCGAGCAGGAAGGCACGCGCCAGTGGCGGCTTGCCCAGGGCCTTTCGCCTACCGGCGAGGACCAGGGGCAGCAGCGTGACCAGTTCATCGAACTGGTACTGGAGACTCGCGACCGCCTGAAGGCACTGTATGGCCAGCCTCTGGCCCCGACGGTGATGCGCGAGAAAAAAGCCGCCGAGTTCGAACGGTTACGCGCTCAGTACAAACAGTTGCAGGCCAGCCAGTGGCAGGGTGACAAGCGCTATGACGCTTGGGTGTACGCCCCCATGAATAACGCCAAGCTGTTGCCATTTGGCTTATACGACCGCTGGGTGCCGGCGTTCGCAGCACTGTTCAAGCAGGTGGACGGTGATTGGCCGACGTTTTTCCAGGCGGTGGAAAAATGGGGCCGGTTGCCGCCCGATGAGCGCAAGGCGGCTATGGTCGAGATTTCGCGGTGA
- a CDS encoding PA0061/PA0062 family lipoprotein, translating to MRALLIVTSFVTLAGCAGLPDPDPNQAWVDLKVDKDNSLHAVKVDNKPLADPRYFEVQPGSHELLVNFQFPVEPTNIGPQATTLWRDCQLKLNFKDFNAGQRYELQAGSIGFRPWAKLYDGQRYLVGKAQPAGCQHA from the coding sequence ATGCGTGCCTTATTGATCGTCACCAGTTTCGTGACCCTGGCCGGCTGCGCCGGTTTGCCCGACCCAGACCCAAACCAGGCCTGGGTAGACCTCAAGGTGGACAAAGATAATTCATTGCATGCCGTGAAGGTGGATAACAAGCCGCTGGCCGATCCACGCTACTTTGAGGTACAGCCTGGCAGCCACGAACTGCTGGTCAACTTCCAGTTCCCCGTGGAGCCAACCAACATCGGCCCACAGGCAACCACCTTGTGGCGCGATTGCCAACTGAAACTGAACTTCAAGGATTTCAACGCGGGCCAGCGCTACGAACTGCAGGCTGGCAGCATCGGGTTCCGCCCTTGGGCCAAGCTGTATGACGGCCAGCGCTACCTGGTAGGCAAGGCACAACCGGCTGGCTGCCAGCACGCCTGA
- a CDS encoding PA0061/PA0062 family lipoprotein yields MRRPLLLLCLALVGGCASPLPAKDPQQAWVDMTMIDGKVVMAERLDGERLRDGRYFQVTPGAHKLIVRYDYEISQGGMFFSDPGQRLCYLTIHYDGFKAGQRYLIETRTMGLTPMARLYDPQRKIVAEDSDVNCLL; encoded by the coding sequence ATGCGCCGCCCGTTGTTGTTGCTCTGCCTTGCCCTGGTGGGTGGCTGCGCCAGTCCCTTACCCGCCAAAGACCCGCAACAAGCCTGGGTCGACATGACCATGATCGATGGCAAAGTGGTGATGGCCGAGCGTCTGGACGGTGAACGACTACGCGACGGCAGGTACTTCCAGGTGACGCCAGGCGCCCACAAGCTGATCGTGCGCTATGACTACGAGATTTCCCAGGGCGGGATGTTTTTCAGCGATCCAGGCCAACGCCTGTGCTACCTGACCATACATTACGATGGCTTCAAGGCCGGCCAGCGCTACCTGATCGAGACGCGCACCATGGGCCTCACGCCCATGGCCCGACTATATGACCCGCAGCGCAAGATCGTCGCCGAGGACAGTGATGTCAACTGCCTACTCTAG
- a CDS encoding DUF1161 domain-containing protein, whose translation MTKRIVLAMLCFAATSAMAAPKPCEELKAEIEAKIQAQGVTSYTLEIVANEEVHDKNMIVGSCEAGTKKIIYQKNDR comes from the coding sequence ATGACCAAACGAATTGTTCTGGCGATGCTGTGTTTTGCCGCCACTTCAGCCATGGCTGCCCCCAAGCCGTGTGAAGAGTTGAAGGCGGAGATCGAAGCCAAGATCCAAGCCCAGGGCGTGACCTCTTACACCCTGGAGATCGTGGCCAACGAAGAGGTTCACGACAAGAATATGATCGTGGGCTCATGCGAAGCCGGTACGAAGAAAATCATTTATCAGAAGAACGATCGCTAG
- a CDS encoding OsmC family protein — MKKTASAVWQGGLKDGKGQISTESGALKNSPYGFNTRFEGQPGTNPEELIGAAHAGCFSMALSMILGEAGLTAERIDTIAEVTLDKQPDGFAITAVHLILKAKVPGASEAQFTELANKAKAGCPVSKVLKGADISLDATLLS; from the coding sequence ATGAAGAAGACAGCATCAGCCGTCTGGCAAGGCGGCTTGAAGGACGGTAAAGGGCAGATTTCCACGGAAAGTGGTGCGCTGAAGAATAGCCCCTATGGCTTCAACACTCGCTTCGAGGGCCAGCCTGGGACCAACCCGGAAGAGCTGATAGGTGCGGCTCATGCGGGTTGTTTCTCCATGGCCTTGTCGATGATTCTGGGTGAGGCGGGTTTGACCGCCGAGCGTATCGATACCATTGCCGAAGTCACCCTGGACAAGCAGCCGGATGGGTTTGCCATCACTGCGGTGCACTTGATCCTCAAGGCCAAAGTGCCAGGCGCCAGTGAAGCCCAGTTCACTGAGTTGGCCAACAAGGCCAAGGCTGGGTGCCCGGTTTCCAAGGTGCTCAAAGGCGCCGATATCAGCTTGGATGCTACGTTGTTGAGCTGA
- a CDS encoding LLM class flavin-dependent oxidoreductase — MKRLADIKISTLDLVPVRQDKGPAQSLRNSLDLAQHVEKFGYHRFWVAEHHNMDGIASSATSVLLGYLAGGTSTIRVGSGGVMLPNHAPLVIAEQFGTLESLYPGRIDLGLGRAPGSDQMTARALRRERSGSADDFPDDVAELMAYLGPRTPDQKVIAVPGSNTNVPVWLLGSSLFSAQLAGMRGLPYAFASHFAPRYMHEAIRVYRNHFKPSAVLDKPYVMLGVPLVAAETDEQAEYLATSVYQRILNLMRGQTLVQQPPVKSMDGLWLPHEKDAVASFLGLAMVGSPEKIKAKLEVLLEQTEADELIFTCDLYEHADRIRSYELLAQAVRG, encoded by the coding sequence ATGAAACGTCTAGCAGATATCAAGATTTCGACCCTGGACCTGGTGCCCGTTCGCCAGGACAAGGGCCCGGCCCAATCCCTGCGCAACTCGCTGGACCTGGCGCAGCACGTGGAAAAGTTTGGCTATCACCGTTTTTGGGTCGCCGAGCACCACAACATGGACGGTATCGCCAGCTCTGCCACCTCGGTACTGTTGGGCTACCTGGCCGGTGGCACCTCGACCATCCGTGTCGGCTCCGGCGGCGTGATGCTGCCCAATCACGCCCCGCTGGTGATTGCCGAACAATTTGGCACCCTGGAAAGCCTGTACCCCGGCCGCATCGACCTGGGCCTGGGCCGCGCCCCCGGCTCCGATCAAATGACCGCCAGGGCCTTGCGCCGCGAGCGCTCGGGCAGCGCCGATGACTTCCCGGATGACGTGGCTGAGCTGATGGCCTACCTGGGGCCGCGCACACCTGATCAAAAAGTGATCGCTGTACCGGGCAGCAATACCAACGTGCCCGTTTGGCTATTGGGTTCCAGCCTGTTCAGCGCGCAATTGGCTGGGATGCGCGGCTTGCCTTACGCCTTCGCTTCGCACTTCGCACCGCGCTACATGCATGAAGCGATTCGCGTGTACCGCAATCACTTCAAGCCTTCGGCGGTATTGGACAAGCCTTACGTGATGCTGGGCGTTCCGCTGGTAGCCGCCGAAACCGACGAGCAGGCTGAATACCTGGCCACCTCCGTTTACCAGCGCATCCTCAACCTGATGCGCGGCCAGACCCTGGTGCAACAACCGCCGGTCAAGAGCATGGACGGCCTGTGGTTGCCCCATGAGAAAGACGCAGTGGCCAGTTTCCTGGGCCTGGCAATGGTGGGTAGCCCAGAGAAGATCAAGGCTAAGCTTGAGGTGTTGCTGGAGCAGACCGAGGCCGACGAACTGATCTTTACCTGCGACCTGTATGAGCATGCGGACCGCATCCGGTCCTACGAATTGCTGGCACAGGCGGTTCGCGGGTAA
- a CDS encoding DUF1161 domain-containing protein, whose amino-acid sequence MKRILLAVGVLCLASSAFAAGKSCETLKGEIDAKIKAKGASGYSLEVVDKGAAADGKVVGTCEAGSKEIVYKK is encoded by the coding sequence ATGAAGAGAATTTTGTTGGCTGTAGGTGTGTTGTGTCTGGCCAGTTCGGCGTTTGCCGCAGGTAAATCCTGTGAAACGCTGAAAGGCGAGATCGATGCGAAAATCAAGGCAAAAGGCGCTTCGGGTTACTCGCTGGAGGTTGTCGACAAAGGTGCTGCGGCAGACGGCAAGGTGGTTGGCACCTGCGAGGCCGGCAGCAAGGAAATTGTCTACAAGAAGTAA
- a CDS encoding dodecin: MTDHHTYKKIELVGSSATSIEDAINNALAEAGKSIKHLEWFEVLETRGHIKDGRAAHFQVTLKVGFRIANS; encoded by the coding sequence ATGACTGACCACCACACTTACAAGAAAATCGAACTGGTAGGGTCTTCCGCCACCAGCATCGAAGACGCTATCAACAACGCGCTGGCCGAGGCCGGCAAGAGCATCAAGCACTTGGAGTGGTTCGAAGTGCTGGAAACCCGTGGCCATATCAAGGATGGCCGTGCGGCGCACTTTCAGGTCACCCTCAAGGTCGGTTTCCGTATAGCAAACAGCTGA
- a CDS encoding DUF883 family protein: MATTSLRKASLQSMEAEIESLLKSLESLKEDASDESRKTLKALRSNAENALKHSRHLLSDVYDEVKVKTRETGIATRDYAQEHPWTTAGVAVGAVGLLAAYLLLKRGD; this comes from the coding sequence ATGGCTACTACTTCACTTCGCAAAGCCTCGTTGCAAAGCATGGAAGCGGAAATCGAGAGTCTGCTCAAGTCCTTGGAGAGCCTGAAAGAAGATGCCTCCGATGAGTCGCGCAAAACCCTGAAAGCCCTGCGCAGCAACGCCGAAAACGCCCTCAAGCACTCGCGCCACCTGCTTAGCGATGTGTATGACGAGGTCAAGGTGAAAACCCGCGAAACCGGCATTGCTACCCGTGACTATGCCCAGGAACACCCTTGGACCACCGCTGGCGTGGCCGTCGGTGCGGTAGGCCTGCTGGCCGCTTACCTGTTGCTCAAACGCGGCGATTAA